One part of the Methylobacterium terrae genome encodes these proteins:
- a CDS encoding aldehyde dehydrogenase (NADP(+)): MPITGENLIGAAARRSEGESFRAVEAATGNSLEPAFASATPADVERACALAAEAFDTYRETPLEDRARFLEAVADAIAAIGDELIVRCMAESGLPRARLEGERGRTIGQLKMFAGVVRDGGFLEARIDPAQPERKPLPRPDLRLRQIAVGPVAVFGASNFPLAFSVAGGDTASALAAGCPVVAKAHPAHPGTSELVGRAVQQAVKQCGLPEGVFSLLLDAGISVGQALVADPRIAAVGFTGSRRGGVALMQAAAARTVPVPVYAEMSSINPVVLLPAALEARGRDIGRAFVGSLTLGSGQFCTNPGLILAVEGAGLDGFVEAASAALKETQAATMLTPGIHKAYCAGVAALEANPAVTTLARGLAGGTHQGQAALFSTTAEAFLADHTLAEEVFGAASLVVRCPDLATVRAVLERLEGQLTAALHLDEADHEAARALMPVLERRVGRILVNGFGTGVEVGHAMVHGGPYPATSDGRTTSVGSLAIHRFLRPVSYQDLPDSLLPAALKDSNPLKLWRREDGKAVAPGA, from the coding sequence ATGCCCATCACCGGAGAGAACCTGATCGGCGCCGCCGCCCGCAGAAGTGAGGGCGAGAGCTTCCGCGCCGTCGAGGCCGCGACCGGCAACAGCCTGGAGCCGGCCTTCGCCTCGGCGACGCCGGCCGACGTGGAGCGCGCCTGCGCCCTCGCCGCCGAGGCCTTCGACACCTACCGCGAGACCCCGCTCGAGGACCGCGCCCGCTTCCTGGAGGCGGTGGCCGACGCCATCGCGGCGATCGGCGACGAGCTGATCGTGCGCTGCATGGCCGAGAGCGGCCTGCCCCGGGCCCGCCTCGAGGGCGAGCGCGGCCGCACGATCGGCCAGCTCAAGATGTTCGCCGGGGTCGTGCGCGACGGCGGCTTCCTGGAGGCCCGGATCGACCCGGCGCAACCCGAGCGCAAGCCGCTGCCGCGCCCCGACCTGCGCCTGCGCCAGATCGCCGTCGGCCCGGTCGCGGTGTTCGGCGCCTCGAACTTCCCGCTCGCCTTCTCGGTCGCCGGCGGCGACACGGCGTCCGCGCTCGCCGCCGGCTGCCCGGTGGTGGCCAAGGCCCATCCGGCCCATCCCGGCACCTCGGAGCTGGTCGGCCGCGCGGTGCAGCAAGCCGTGAAGCAGTGCGGCCTGCCCGAGGGCGTGTTCTCGCTGCTGCTGGATGCCGGCATCTCGGTCGGCCAGGCGCTGGTGGCCGATCCGCGCATCGCGGCGGTGGGCTTCACCGGCTCGCGCCGCGGCGGCGTCGCCCTGATGCAGGCCGCCGCGGCGCGCACCGTCCCGGTCCCGGTCTACGCCGAGATGAGCAGCATCAACCCGGTCGTCCTGCTGCCGGCGGCGCTCGAGGCCCGCGGCCGCGACATCGGCCGCGCCTTCGTCGGCTCGCTCACCCTCGGCTCGGGCCAGTTCTGCACCAATCCCGGCCTGATCCTGGCGGTCGAGGGCGCGGGCCTCGACGGCTTCGTCGAGGCGGCCTCCGCCGCCCTGAAGGAGACCCAGGCCGCCACGATGCTGACGCCCGGCATCCACAAGGCCTACTGCGCGGGCGTCGCGGCGCTGGAGGCCAACCCGGCCGTGACCACCCTGGCGCGGGGCCTCGCCGGCGGCACCCACCAGGGCCAGGCGGCCCTGTTCTCCACCACCGCTGAGGCCTTCCTCGCCGACCACACCCTCGCCGAGGAGGTGTTCGGCGCCGCCTCGCTGGTGGTGCGCTGCCCCGACCTCGCGACGGTCCGTGCGGTGCTGGAGCGGCTCGAAGGCCAGCTGACCGCGGCGCTCCACCTCGACGAGGCCGACCACGAGGCCGCCCGGGCGCTGATGCCGGTGCTGGAGCGCCGGGTCGGGCGCATCCTGGTCAACGGCTTCGGCACCGGCGTCGAGGTCGGCCACGCCATGGTGCATGGCGGGCCCTATCCGGCGACCTCGGACGGGCGCACCACCTCGGTCGGCAGCCTGGCGATTCACCGCTTCCTGCGCCCGGTGAGCTACCAGGACCTGCCCGATTCCCTGCTGCCGGCCGCCCTGAAGGACAGCAACCCGCTCAAGCTGTGGCGGCGCGAGGACGGAAAGGCCGTGGCGCCGGGCGCCTGA
- a CDS encoding Zn-dependent hydrolase has protein sequence MPEIDTDAFLRDLHELRAIGRFRTGVHRPTYSPQDMESRRWLMRRLEACGLAPAIDGVGNVLGRHPGPGPHLLVGSHIESQNEAGWLDGALGVVAGIALARGGLPVDVAAFADEEGHFDIGFLGSRSAIGEVGEAEIDASRNRTDGTLLREALAQAGLAGLERMRLEEGRYRGFLEMHIEQGTRLEAAGQRLGIVTGIVAIWQWRIVIAGAQDHAGGTTMAERRDAGLTAVRLLAAIDEAFPRVCGERSTWTTGRITLDPGAPSIIPGRAEILFQVRDVAVPVLERMEATLRALIRESNRRERCTATLEEMSRNTPALCDPGLMGALSAAAEALCPGGWQAMPSGAGHDAQNVAKMMPAAMLFVPSIGGISHHWAEDTKEEDLVLGLRVLADAAERALA, from the coding sequence ATGCCCGAGATCGACACCGACGCCTTCCTGCGCGACCTGCACGAACTGCGCGCGATCGGCCGCTTCCGCACCGGCGTGCACCGCCCGACCTACTCGCCCCAGGACATGGAATCCCGGCGCTGGCTGATGCGGCGCCTGGAGGCATGCGGGCTCGCGCCCGCGATCGACGGGGTCGGCAACGTCCTCGGCCGTCATCCGGGACCGGGGCCGCACCTCCTCGTCGGCAGTCACATCGAGAGCCAGAACGAGGCCGGCTGGCTCGACGGGGCGCTCGGCGTGGTGGCCGGGATCGCGCTCGCACGGGGAGGGCTGCCGGTCGACGTCGCCGCCTTCGCGGACGAGGAGGGGCACTTCGACATCGGCTTCCTCGGCAGCCGCTCCGCCATCGGCGAGGTCGGCGAGGCCGAGATCGATGCCAGCCGCAACCGCACCGACGGCACCCTCCTGCGCGAGGCGCTGGCGCAGGCCGGCCTCGCCGGCCTGGAGCGGATGCGGCTGGAGGAGGGGCGCTACCGCGGCTTCCTCGAGATGCATATCGAGCAGGGCACGCGGCTCGAAGCGGCGGGTCAGCGCCTCGGCATCGTCACCGGCATCGTGGCGATCTGGCAGTGGCGGATCGTGATCGCGGGCGCGCAGGACCATGCCGGCGGCACCACCATGGCGGAGCGCCGCGACGCGGGCCTCACCGCGGTGCGCCTGCTCGCCGCCATCGACGAGGCCTTCCCGCGCGTCTGCGGCGAGCGCAGCACCTGGACCACCGGGCGCATCACGCTCGATCCCGGCGCGCCGAGCATCATCCCGGGCCGGGCCGAGATCCTGTTCCAGGTCCGCGACGTCGCGGTGCCGGTGCTGGAGCGGATGGAGGCGACCCTGCGGGCGCTGATCCGCGAGAGCAACCGGCGCGAGCGCTGCACCGCGACCCTCGAGGAGATGTCCCGCAATACCCCGGCCCTGTGCGATCCCGGCCTGATGGGCGCCCTCTCGGCCGCCGCCGAGGCCCTGTGCCCGGGCGGCTGGCAGGCGATGCCCTCGGGTGCGGGCCACGACGCCCAGAACGTCGCCAAGATGATGCCCGCCGCGATGCTGTTCGTGCCCTCGATCGGCGGCATCAGCCATCACTGGGCCGAGGACACGAAGGAGGAGGACCTGGTGCTCGGCCTGCGGGTGCTGGCGGACGCGGCGGAGCGGGCACTGGCCTGA
- a CDS encoding LarC family nickel insertion protein, giving the protein MQIHLDAVGGVAGDMFAAALLDAFPEHEAGVRESVARASRGRTACALLAHGDGVLQGRRFAVTGPGGEAPERRADDHAHHHDHHHHHGDHDHRHHGGDHAHRHWSGIRRDLEASGLSPQVLAHALAIFGHLAEAEARVHGIPVEEVAFHEVGAWDSIADIVAAAHLAGAIGATGWSVSALPLGSGRVRTQHGPLPVPAPATALLLEGFLTLDDGVPGERVTPTGAAILRHLCGGQPRRSGPRRLLRSGLGFGTKVLPGLSNVLRVLAFEEPGETGSPGHRELGIIEFEVDDQSAEDLATGLDRLRAHEKIFDVVQMPVFGKKGRMMTHVRALVRADAIEEAIEACFRETTTIGLRHHAVSGAALTRRLDTVEVAGQAVRVKSVERPGGRTAKAESDDALSVEGHAARQSLRREAELLALSLPEDER; this is encoded by the coding sequence ATGCAGATTCATCTCGACGCCGTCGGCGGGGTCGCCGGCGACATGTTCGCCGCGGCGCTCCTCGACGCCTTTCCGGAGCACGAGGCGGGCGTGCGCGAGAGCGTGGCGCGGGCGAGCCGCGGCCGCACCGCCTGCGCGCTCCTCGCCCACGGCGACGGCGTGCTCCAGGGCCGGCGCTTCGCCGTCACCGGCCCCGGGGGCGAGGCGCCGGAGCGTCGGGCGGACGACCACGCCCACCACCACGATCATCACCATCACCACGGCGACCACGATCACCGCCATCACGGCGGCGATCACGCGCACCGGCACTGGTCCGGCATCCGCCGCGACCTGGAGGCGAGCGGGCTGTCGCCTCAGGTGCTCGCCCACGCGCTGGCGATCTTCGGGCACCTGGCGGAGGCCGAGGCGCGGGTGCACGGCATCCCGGTCGAGGAAGTGGCGTTCCACGAGGTCGGGGCCTGGGATTCGATCGCCGACATCGTGGCGGCGGCCCACCTCGCCGGCGCGATCGGGGCGACCGGCTGGAGCGTCTCGGCCCTGCCGCTCGGCTCAGGGAGAGTGCGGACCCAGCACGGGCCCCTGCCGGTCCCGGCGCCGGCCACCGCGCTCCTGCTCGAGGGCTTCCTCACCCTCGACGACGGCGTGCCGGGCGAGCGGGTGACGCCGACGGGAGCGGCGATCCTGCGCCATCTCTGCGGCGGGCAGCCTCGGAGGAGCGGCCCACGCCGGCTCCTGCGCAGCGGCCTCGGCTTCGGCACCAAGGTGCTGCCGGGCCTGAGCAACGTGCTGCGGGTGCTCGCCTTCGAGGAGCCCGGCGAGACCGGCTCCCCCGGCCACCGCGAGCTCGGCATCATCGAGTTCGAGGTCGACGACCAGTCGGCCGAGGACCTCGCCACCGGGCTCGACCGGCTGCGGGCGCATGAAAAAATCTTCGACGTCGTGCAGATGCCGGTCTTCGGCAAGAAGGGCCGGATGATGACCCATGTCCGGGCGCTCGTCCGGGCCGACGCGATCGAGGAAGCGATCGAGGCCTGCTTTCGCGAGACCACCACGATCGGCTTGCGCCACCACGCCGTCTCGGGCGCGGCGCTCACGCGGCGGCTCGACACCGTGGAGGTGGCGGGACAGGCGGTCCGGGTGAAGAGCGTGGAGCGGCCGGGCGGCCGCACCGCCAAGGCGGAATCCGACGACGCGCTCAGCGTCGAGGGCCATGCCGCCCGCCAGAGCTTGCGCCGCGAGGCCGAGTTGCTGGCTCTGTCGCTGCCGGAGGACGAGCGATGA
- a CDS encoding TonB-dependent siderophore receptor, which yields MTCALPGVGLKPQVASAQAAADVSPEIQLDEISVAGNGGNPPKTEGYLARNTVSATRTDTPLREVPQAIVPVPRQVLDDAAATRIDTALDLAGVGRSNNFAGLGLTEFTIRGFATGEYYRNGFPINRGYPNSPDIVSIERIEVLKGPSAFLYGRGDPGGTFNIVTKQPTPERSLAVGTQIGSYNTKRSTFDATGALDEGGTVLARLTGAVEDNGSFRDFVHGDRYYLAPVVAWKPNADTTVTLEGEFISAGQVFDRGIVPFRGDLRAVPRSRYIGEPGLPPFRNDNALGQLRVEHRFDADWVLNAGVQGLAGTIAGEAVQTVGTLGDGRLLRRTLDRRELTWSDLDLQINLAGKFETGAFRHTLLLGLEYDRLRYREDITRSNFNTNPFVLDLFAPRYGQPLPALTVPSSNLLQHTTSHAGYVQDQIDITPKLHALLGVRVEDIAVDSISYINGVTTKPQGTAATPRFGLVYDVTEIASIYGSYAQSFRPNIGADRSGRAFPFQQAESVETGVKLSLLDGRLDATAAFFDIRRTNQLATDPVDQNFQVATGVARSRGFDLTVAGVLAPGWRVIGTYAFVDAAITRDTTLPIGTRLANIPQNSVALQSVYEFQGGPLRGLGLGGGVTYVGSRVAGTALSTFTMPAYTLANLISYYRITPDVRVYLNVDNLFDERYFDRSFQNRYATPGQPRTIMGGVAARF from the coding sequence ATGACTTGTGCGCTTCCGGGCGTCGGCCTGAAGCCGCAGGTCGCATCGGCGCAAGCCGCCGCCGACGTCTCCCCGGAGATCCAGCTCGACGAGATCTCGGTCGCCGGGAATGGCGGCAACCCGCCGAAGACGGAGGGCTATCTCGCCCGCAACACCGTGAGCGCGACCCGCACCGACACGCCCCTGCGCGAGGTGCCGCAGGCGATCGTGCCGGTGCCGCGGCAGGTCCTCGACGACGCGGCGGCGACGCGGATCGACACCGCCCTCGACCTCGCGGGCGTGGGTCGCTCGAACAACTTCGCGGGCCTCGGCCTCACCGAGTTCACCATCCGGGGCTTCGCCACCGGCGAGTATTACCGCAACGGCTTCCCGATCAACCGCGGCTATCCGAACTCGCCCGACATCGTGTCGATCGAGCGGATCGAGGTGCTGAAGGGCCCCTCGGCCTTCCTGTACGGGCGCGGCGACCCGGGCGGCACCTTCAACATCGTGACGAAGCAGCCGACGCCCGAGCGCTCCCTCGCGGTCGGGACGCAGATCGGCAGCTACAACACCAAGCGCAGCACCTTCGACGCAACCGGCGCCCTCGACGAGGGCGGCACGGTGCTCGCCCGCCTCACCGGCGCGGTCGAGGACAACGGCAGCTTTCGCGATTTCGTGCACGGCGACCGCTACTACCTCGCGCCCGTCGTCGCCTGGAAGCCGAACGCCGACACCACGGTGACCCTGGAGGGCGAGTTCATCAGCGCCGGCCAGGTCTTCGATCGCGGCATCGTGCCGTTCCGCGGCGACCTGCGGGCGGTGCCGCGCAGCCGCTACATCGGCGAGCCGGGGCTTCCCCCGTTCCGCAACGACAACGCGCTCGGCCAATTGCGCGTCGAGCACCGGTTCGACGCGGACTGGGTGCTGAATGCGGGCGTGCAGGGGCTCGCCGGCACCATCGCCGGCGAGGCGGTCCAGACCGTCGGCACCCTCGGCGACGGCCGCCTGCTGCGGCGCACCCTCGACCGGCGCGAGCTGACCTGGTCCGACCTCGACCTGCAGATCAACCTCGCGGGCAAGTTCGAGACCGGTGCATTCCGCCACACCCTCCTCCTCGGCCTCGAATACGACCGCCTGCGCTACCGCGAGGACATCACCCGCTCGAACTTCAACACCAATCCCTTCGTCCTCGACCTGTTCGCGCCGCGCTACGGCCAGCCGCTCCCCGCCCTCACGGTGCCGAGCAGCAACCTCTTGCAGCATACGACGAGCCATGCCGGCTACGTCCAGGATCAGATCGACATCACGCCGAAGCTCCACGCCCTCCTGGGCGTGCGCGTCGAGGACATCGCCGTCGATTCGATTTCCTACATCAACGGCGTGACCACGAAGCCGCAGGGCACGGCGGCGACGCCGCGCTTCGGCCTGGTCTACGACGTGACCGAGATCGCCTCGATCTACGGCAGCTACGCCCAATCGTTCCGGCCGAACATCGGCGCCGACCGCTCCGGCCGGGCCTTCCCGTTCCAGCAGGCCGAGAGCGTCGAGACCGGCGTCAAGCTCAGCCTGCTCGACGGACGGCTCGACGCCACCGCCGCCTTCTTCGACATCCGGCGCACCAACCAGCTCGCCACCGATCCGGTCGACCAGAACTTCCAGGTCGCGACCGGCGTGGCGCGCAGCCGCGGCTTCGACCTCACGGTGGCGGGCGTCCTGGCTCCGGGCTGGCGGGTGATCGGCACCTACGCCTTCGTCGATGCGGCGATCACGCGGGATACCACGCTCCCGATTGGGACCCGTCTCGCCAACATCCCGCAGAACAGCGTCGCGCTCCAGAGCGTCTACGAGTTCCAGGGCGGGCCCCTGCGCGGCCTCGGCCTCGGCGGCGGCGTGACCTACGTCGGTTCCCGCGTCGCCGGGACGGCCCTCTCGACCTTCACGATGCCGGCCTACACGCTCGCCAACCTGATCTCGTACTACCGGATCACGCCCGACGTGCGGGTGTACCTGAACGTCGACAACCTGTTCGACGAGCGCTACTTCGACCGCTCGTTCCAGAACCGCTACGCGACGCCGGGCCAGCCGCGCACGATCATGGGCGGGGTCGCGGCCCGGTTCTGA
- a CDS encoding DUF2171 domain-containing protein produces the protein MIDTSQIKEHMPVVGSDGGHVGTIDHLDGQRIKLTRTDPEAGGHHHFIHIDSIASVEGGQVRLNRTTAEAKDEWATA, from the coding sequence ATGATCGATACGAGCCAGATCAAGGAGCACATGCCGGTCGTCGGCTCCGACGGCGGCCATGTCGGCACCATCGATCACCTCGACGGCCAGCGGATCAAGCTGACCCGGACCGACCCGGAGGCCGGCGGCCACCACCACTTCATCCACATCGATTCCATCGCCAGCGTCGAGGGCGGGCAGGTGCGCCTCAACCGCACCACAGCCGAGGCCAAGGACGAGTGGGCGACGGCCTGA